In a genomic window of Sus scrofa isolate TJ Tabasco breed Duroc chromosome 4, Sscrofa11.1, whole genome shotgun sequence:
- the NRAS gene encoding GTPase NRas precursor translates to MTEYKLVVVGAGGVGKSALTIQLIQNHFVDEYDPTIEDSYRKQVVIDGETCLLDILDTAGQEEYSAMRDQYMRTGEGFLCVFAINNSKSFADINLYREQIKRVKDSDDVPMVLVGNKCDLPTRTVDTKQAHELAKSYGIPFIETSAKTRQGVEDAFYTLVREIRQYRMKKLNSSDDGTQGCMGLPCVVM, encoded by the exons ATGACTGAGTACAAACTGGTGGTGGTTGGAGCAGGTGGTGTTGGGAAAAGCGCACTGACAATCCAGCTAATCCAGAACCACTTTGTAGATGAATATGATCCCACCATAGAG GACTCTTACCGAAAACAGGTGGTTATAGATGGTGAAACCTGCCTGTTGGACATACTGGATACAGCTGGACAAGAGGAGTACAGTGCCATGAGAGACCAATACATGAGGACAGGCGAAGGCTTCCTTTGTGTATTTGCCATCAATAATAGCAaatcatttgcagatattaacCTCTACAG ggAACAGATTAAGCGTGTAAAAGACTCAGATGATGTACCTATGGTGCTAGTAGGAAACAAGTGTGATTTGCCAACAAGGACTGTTGACACGAAACAAGCCCATGAACTGGCCAAGAGTTATGGGATTCCATTCATTGAAACCTCAGCCAAAACCAGACAG ggtGTTGAAGATGCCTTTTACACACTGGTAAGAGAAATACGTCAGTACCGAATGAAAAAACTCAACAGCAGTGATGATGGGACTCAAGGTTGTATGGGGTTGCCATGTGTGGTGATGTAA